Proteins from one Catenulispora sp. MAP5-51 genomic window:
- a CDS encoding MHYT domain-containing protein — translation MHVNGFTYGPLTPLLAFFMAFLGSVIGLQSASRARAATGGSRTRWLTMASLALGGTAIWVMQYIAILGFTVPGVEIRYDPVLTVAGLVAAIAAAAGGLTLVVRRQTDDRSLLLGGLVIGSAVAGVNFLGMATLHMAVGKHYTGWLIAASEVVAVVGTAGALWFALRVHGLPSTLGAAAILGAAVTGAHYLGMAALYLTDSATADASAFGSAPAVPSGMAASELLTPLVLGISIVTTIMLLVVAMAPTERELREEQRAVELATALRERSY, via the coding sequence GTGCACGTCAATGGTTTCACCTACGGCCCGCTGACCCCTTTGCTGGCCTTCTTCATGGCCTTCCTGGGCTCGGTGATCGGGCTGCAGAGCGCCTCGCGGGCGCGGGCGGCCACCGGGGGCTCGCGGACCCGCTGGCTGACGATGGCCTCGCTGGCTTTGGGCGGCACGGCCATTTGGGTCATGCAGTACATAGCGATCCTGGGCTTCACGGTGCCGGGCGTCGAGATCCGCTACGACCCGGTGCTGACCGTCGCCGGCCTGGTCGCGGCGATCGCGGCGGCGGCCGGCGGGCTGACCCTGGTGGTACGCCGCCAGACCGACGACCGGTCGCTGCTGCTCGGCGGACTCGTCATCGGTTCGGCCGTCGCCGGGGTGAACTTCCTCGGCATGGCGACCCTGCACATGGCCGTGGGGAAGCACTACACCGGATGGCTGATCGCCGCCTCGGAGGTGGTCGCCGTGGTCGGCACCGCCGGCGCGCTCTGGTTCGCGCTGCGGGTGCACGGACTGCCCTCCACCCTCGGCGCCGCGGCGATCCTGGGCGCGGCCGTCACCGGTGCGCACTACCTCGGGATGGCGGCGCTGTACCTCACCGACTCCGCCACGGCTGACGCGTCGGCGTTCGGTTCCGCGCCGGCCGTGCCGTCCGGGATGGCGGCCTCGGAGCTGCTGACGCCGCTGGTGCTCGGGATCAGCATCGTCACCACGATCATGCTGCTGGTGGTGGCGATGGCGCCGACCGAGCGCGAGCTGCGCGAGGAGCAGCGGGCCGTGGAACTGGCCACGGCACTGCGGGAACGCAGTTACTGA
- a CDS encoding glycosyltransferase, translating into MAGTVSNIGITLAIVSTYPPRRCGIATYSRDLAVALNDAAPDVRVEVCALDRDGLAYPATVRTVIRQDERSDYRKAAQQVAASGVGAVVIQHEYGIFGGVDGAWITDFAAELHRLGVPYLVTLHTVLSEPSPSQAGALYRLCRDAAAVTVFTGTARRLAVDTGIAPPDRIVHVPHGAPPPGSGGAVRPEVAATLDRLAGRRLLSTFGLLSPNKGLQTAIAALGLIAARHPDVTYLIAGSTHPEVARQEGENYRDHLVAAVQEAQLQDRVVFLDTFLSDAEISAVLARTEIFCTPYRSREQISSGALTFAVAAGCPVVSTAYFYAEDMLAGGAGITVPPEDPEAYAEALHALLSDPDRMERAREAARTQGAGLHWTAVARRFAGIARATAARRSRPVPDAVATDAAGMARVDVPKLKLAHLNRITDSAGVVQFSDHAKPDLGSGYCVDDVARLAIVAAGLCDVPVRELKGADPHDWLDTSLAFLEAGYDPAALGSRNMRDASGLWLDEPHNGDHVGRLLWSLGGVAAGAAVPDKYRERAAALLDAARPSLRAMTTVRSTAYALLGLVRVPEPGPELALGVARLEAAFRAASTDDWPWFEDELTYDNARLPQALLAGGERAGDAAMVADALRALDWYLGQVGLGEAGSADTGPGAAEGRLILVGNLWRRKGAPRPAREGDEQPIDAAAVVEACVEAWRVTGREFYADRARRAFGWFLGANRLGLPLYDASSGGGRDGLRETQANENQGAESTLAYYQALLALRSADLV; encoded by the coding sequence ATGGCAGGGACTGTCTCGAACATCGGCATAACACTCGCGATCGTTTCCACGTATCCGCCGCGACGGTGCGGCATCGCCACCTACTCGCGCGACCTGGCCGTCGCGCTCAACGATGCTGCTCCGGACGTGCGCGTGGAGGTCTGCGCGTTGGACCGGGACGGACTGGCCTACCCCGCAACGGTGCGGACGGTGATCCGCCAGGACGAGCGCTCCGACTACCGCAAGGCGGCCCAGCAGGTGGCCGCCTCCGGGGTCGGCGCCGTCGTCATCCAGCACGAGTACGGGATCTTCGGCGGCGTCGATGGCGCCTGGATCACGGACTTCGCCGCCGAGTTGCACCGGCTCGGCGTCCCCTATCTGGTCACACTGCACACGGTGCTCTCCGAGCCGAGCCCTTCCCAGGCCGGCGCCCTGTATCGGCTGTGCCGCGACGCCGCGGCCGTGACCGTGTTCACCGGGACCGCGCGCCGGCTGGCGGTCGACACCGGAATCGCTCCGCCGGACCGGATCGTGCACGTCCCGCACGGAGCGCCGCCGCCGGGGAGCGGCGGCGCCGTGCGCCCCGAGGTGGCCGCGACGCTGGACCGGCTGGCCGGCCGGCGGCTGCTGTCCACCTTCGGTCTGCTCTCGCCCAACAAGGGCCTGCAGACCGCCATCGCGGCGCTGGGCCTGATCGCCGCGCGGCATCCCGACGTGACCTATCTCATCGCCGGCTCCACGCACCCGGAGGTCGCCCGTCAAGAAGGCGAGAACTATCGCGACCACCTGGTCGCCGCAGTCCAGGAGGCGCAGTTGCAGGACCGGGTGGTGTTCCTGGACACCTTCCTGTCCGACGCCGAGATCTCCGCGGTCCTGGCCCGCACCGAGATCTTCTGCACGCCCTACCGCTCCCGCGAGCAGATCTCGTCCGGAGCCCTCACCTTCGCCGTCGCCGCCGGCTGCCCGGTCGTGTCGACGGCTTACTTCTACGCCGAGGACATGCTCGCCGGCGGCGCCGGCATCACGGTTCCGCCGGAGGACCCGGAGGCCTACGCCGAGGCGCTGCATGCCCTGCTGTCCGATCCGGACCGCATGGAGCGCGCCAGGGAAGCCGCCAGGACCCAGGGCGCGGGATTGCACTGGACCGCGGTGGCCCGCCGGTTCGCCGGGATCGCAAGGGCCACCGCGGCCCGCCGCAGCCGCCCCGTGCCGGACGCGGTCGCGACCGACGCCGCGGGCATGGCGCGGGTCGACGTGCCCAAGCTCAAGCTCGCGCATCTGAACCGGATCACCGACTCCGCCGGGGTCGTCCAGTTCAGCGACCATGCCAAACCCGACCTCGGATCCGGCTACTGCGTCGACGACGTCGCCCGGCTGGCGATCGTGGCGGCGGGACTGTGCGACGTCCCCGTCCGCGAACTGAAGGGAGCCGACCCGCACGACTGGCTGGACACCTCTCTGGCCTTCCTGGAAGCCGGCTACGACCCGGCCGCCCTCGGGTCCCGCAACATGCGCGACGCGTCCGGACTGTGGCTGGACGAGCCGCACAACGGGGACCACGTGGGGCGGCTGCTGTGGTCCCTGGGCGGTGTCGCGGCCGGCGCCGCGGTGCCGGACAAGTACCGCGAACGGGCCGCGGCGCTGCTGGACGCGGCGCGGCCGTCGCTGCGCGCGATGACGACGGTCCGCTCGACCGCCTACGCCTTGCTGGGGCTCGTGCGCGTCCCAGAGCCAGGACCGGAGTTGGCGCTCGGAGTGGCCCGGCTGGAGGCGGCGTTCCGCGCCGCCTCCACCGATGACTGGCCATGGTTCGAGGACGAACTCACCTACGACAACGCCCGCCTGCCGCAGGCGCTGCTGGCCGGCGGCGAGCGGGCCGGGGACGCCGCGATGGTGGCGGACGCGTTGCGGGCCCTGGACTGGTACCTCGGTCAGGTCGGCCTCGGGGAGGCCGGCTCGGCGGACACCGGCCCGGGGGCAGCGGAGGGGCGTCTGATCCTGGTCGGGAACCTGTGGCGGCGCAAAGGGGCGCCGCGTCCGGCCCGGGAAGGGGACGAGCAGCCGATCGACGCCGCCGCGGTCGTCGAGGCGTGTGTCGAGGCCTGGCGGGTCACCGGCCGGGAGTTCTACGCCGACCGGGCCAGGCGGGCCTTCGGCTGGTTCCTCGGCGCGAACCGGCTCGGCCTGCCGCTGTACGACGCGAGCAGCGGCGGCGGCCGGGACGGGCTGCGCGAGACCCAGGCGAACGAGAATCAGGGAGCTGAGTCGACGCTGGCCTACTACCAGGCACTGCTGGCTCTGAGGTCCGCCGACCTGGTGTGA
- a CDS encoding SDR family NAD(P)-dependent oxidoreductase: MPRSVLVTGGTSGIGRAVAERFLADGADVVITGRREHLVESVAKDLGAVGVVCTGVVCTGVVCTGVVCDATDPRAVEALAARFETLDVLVNAAGGLGAAQPGPDATELEAALAQWRADLDGNLLSAVLTTTALKPVLAPGGTVLAVGTIGSERRGGSYGASKAALAAWYAMLSAELGPRGVTANVIAPGYIADTGFFQGAMTDTREQALIAETHTKRAGVPNDIAETVFFLASAGARQITGQTIHVNGGAFTTR; this comes from the coding sequence ATGCCCCGCAGCGTCCTCGTCACCGGCGGCACCAGTGGCATCGGCCGCGCCGTCGCCGAACGCTTCCTCGCCGACGGCGCCGATGTCGTCATCACCGGCCGCCGCGAGCACCTCGTCGAGAGCGTCGCGAAGGACCTCGGCGCGGTCGGCGTGGTCTGTACCGGCGTGGTCTGTACCGGCGTGGTCTGTACCGGCGTGGTCTGTGACGCCACCGACCCGCGTGCCGTCGAGGCCCTCGCGGCCCGGTTCGAGACCCTTGACGTCCTGGTCAACGCGGCCGGCGGCCTGGGCGCCGCGCAGCCGGGACCGGATGCCACCGAGCTGGAGGCCGCGCTCGCCCAATGGCGGGCCGACCTCGACGGCAACCTGCTCAGCGCCGTCCTGACCACCACCGCCCTCAAGCCGGTCCTGGCTCCCGGCGGCACCGTGCTCGCCGTCGGCACCATCGGCTCCGAACGCCGCGGCGGCTCCTACGGCGCTTCCAAGGCCGCCCTGGCCGCCTGGTACGCGATGCTGTCGGCCGAGCTCGGTCCGCGCGGCGTCACCGCCAACGTGATCGCGCCCGGATACATCGCCGACACCGGCTTCTTCCAGGGCGCCATGACCGACACGCGCGAGCAGGCCCTGATCGCCGAGACGCACACCAAGCGGGCCGGCGTGCCGAACGACATCGCCGAGACGGTCTTCTTCCTGGCCTCGGCCGGGGCGCGGCAGATCACCGGTCAGACCATCCACGTGAACGGCGGGGCCTTCACGACACGCTGA
- a CDS encoding MarR family winged helix-turn-helix transcriptional regulator — protein MSTTPAEIAEAWRRERPGTPVDSIEVFTPVVRLAKLLTDDRTRVLRAAGIDRATLDLLSVLRRSGPPYTLTTRELTERTLVTAGAISQRVARAEQEGLVTRAPDRSGHKAVAVALTAAGHAVIERSVDAVLGRDSELVAGLSAEEREVLSPLLGKLEAYVRSRGA, from the coding sequence ATGAGCACCACCCCCGCCGAGATCGCCGAGGCCTGGCGCCGCGAGCGCCCCGGGACCCCGGTCGACTCCATCGAGGTCTTCACCCCGGTCGTGCGCCTGGCCAAGCTGCTCACCGACGACCGGACCCGGGTGCTGCGCGCGGCCGGCATCGACCGGGCCACGCTGGACCTGCTGTCGGTGCTGCGGCGCTCCGGGCCGCCCTACACGCTGACCACGCGCGAGCTGACCGAGCGGACTCTGGTGACCGCCGGGGCGATCTCCCAGCGGGTGGCGCGGGCCGAGCAGGAGGGCCTGGTCACCCGGGCCCCGGATCGTTCGGGGCACAAGGCCGTGGCCGTGGCGTTGACCGCGGCCGGGCACGCGGTGATCGAGCGCTCCGTGGACGCGGTGCTCGGGCGCGACTCGGAACTGGTCGCCGGGCTCAGCGCCGAGGAGCGGGAGGTGCTGAGCCCGCTCCTCGGCAAGCTCGAGGCCTACGTCAGGTCGCGCGGCGCCTGA
- a CDS encoding LCP family protein — protein MSDDASGIDGDTSSTAWVPKHSSATPQDGTAATAQAGKTRRRVKRTLMVLSGMLVLVIGGTVAYAGYWYYRIDHNIKGAPLHGAVVPPEQLASGGGIVQPTPDPYGDVPINILLIGTDARLPGQDAALGGFTDPSGRSDVEMLVHVSADRSNATVVSLPRDTMIPIPACVDAKGNQYPAQSIGMINSALAAGPGCQVDTVEEFTHVKIDHFMMVDFAGVVALTNAVGGVPVCVTKAVNDPDSHLNLPAGTSTIQGDTALAFLRTREGFADGSDLYRTEAQHQYLSALIRKMKDQATFDNPIQATHLMDIASKSLTVDDGIASVGKLLDLANTLKKVPTQNITFLTMPTTAYAPDPNRVAPDTALDDQIFSLIAHDQSVTGPTTAASGSAGATPGTPSPTPQATSSSLRPSSVTDAIVVENGTSNDGRSRQLAATLQADGFKNASGVGYSSTVATTTVYYSGQAHQAAAEAVAAALQLPASAVQPGTDGSAPIVVRVGSDFASGDVFNPAAASSSSSPSALPSAALSSADGENAADPNLCVAAAGSQQ, from the coding sequence ATGAGCGACGACGCGTCCGGTATAGACGGCGACACTTCGAGCACGGCCTGGGTCCCGAAACACTCTTCGGCGACGCCGCAGGACGGCACCGCCGCCACGGCCCAGGCGGGCAAGACGCGGCGCCGGGTCAAGCGCACGCTGATGGTCCTGTCCGGGATGCTGGTGCTGGTCATAGGCGGCACGGTCGCCTACGCGGGCTACTGGTACTACCGCATCGACCACAACATCAAGGGCGCTCCGCTGCACGGCGCCGTCGTCCCGCCGGAGCAGCTGGCCAGCGGCGGCGGCATCGTCCAGCCGACCCCGGACCCGTACGGCGACGTCCCGATCAACATCCTGCTCATCGGCACCGACGCCCGGCTGCCCGGCCAGGACGCGGCCCTGGGCGGCTTCACCGACCCCTCCGGCCGCTCCGACGTGGAGATGCTCGTCCACGTCTCGGCCGACCGCAGCAACGCCACCGTGGTGTCGCTGCCGCGCGACACCATGATCCCGATCCCGGCCTGCGTGGACGCCAAGGGCAACCAGTACCCGGCGCAGAGCATCGGCATGATCAACTCCGCGCTGGCCGCCGGCCCCGGCTGTCAGGTGGACACCGTCGAGGAGTTCACGCACGTCAAGATCGACCACTTCATGATGGTCGACTTCGCCGGGGTGGTGGCCCTGACCAACGCCGTCGGCGGCGTCCCGGTCTGCGTCACCAAGGCGGTGAACGACCCGGACTCGCACCTGAACCTCCCGGCCGGCACCTCGACGATCCAGGGCGACACCGCCCTGGCCTTCCTGCGCACCCGCGAGGGCTTCGCCGACGGCTCGGACCTGTACCGCACCGAGGCGCAGCACCAGTACCTGTCGGCCCTGATCCGCAAGATGAAGGACCAGGCCACCTTCGACAACCCGATCCAGGCCACGCACCTGATGGACATCGCCTCCAAGTCGCTGACCGTGGACGACGGCATCGCCAGCGTCGGCAAGCTCCTGGACCTGGCCAACACGCTCAAGAAGGTGCCGACCCAGAACATCACCTTCCTGACCATGCCCACGACCGCCTACGCGCCGGACCCCAACCGCGTGGCCCCGGACACCGCCCTGGACGACCAGATCTTCTCCCTGATCGCCCACGACCAGTCGGTCACCGGCCCCACCACGGCGGCGAGCGGCAGCGCCGGCGCCACCCCGGGCACGCCGTCCCCGACCCCGCAGGCGACCTCCAGCAGCCTGCGCCCGAGCTCGGTCACGGACGCCATCGTGGTCGAGAACGGCACCAGCAACGACGGCCGCTCCCGCCAGCTCGCCGCGACCCTGCAGGCCGACGGCTTCAAGAACGCCAGCGGCGTCGGCTACAGCAGCACCGTCGCCACGACCACCGTGTACTACAGCGGCCAGGCGCACCAGGCCGCGGCCGAGGCGGTCGCCGCGGCGCTCCAGCTGCCGGCCTCCGCGGTCCAGCCGGGCACCGACGGCAGCGCGCCGATCGTGGTCCGCGTCGGCTCGGACTTCGCCAGCGGCGACGTGTTCAACCCGGCCGCGGCCTCGTCCTCCAGCAGCCCGAGCGCGCTGCCGTCGGCGGCGCTGTCCAGCGCCGACGGGGAGAACGCGGCCGACCCGAACCTGTGCGTCGCGGCGGCGGGGTCGCAGCAGTAG
- a CDS encoding AAA family ATPase, with amino-acid sequence MSPQQDGSAHVKDREIAVEQEAVDAAYARLARMREQAANRVRESYKVAQGGTYSALVDRDVQVMEAAIWERSLENAYNELVFGRLDLKPEVPGQELETYRIGRLGVRTEELEPLVVDWRAPAAAAFYQAAPEDPRGVVRRRVLHCRADKVLDIEDDLLDPDAAPEGLPVVGDGAFIAALARTRTGHMRDIVATIQREQDVVIRSPADVSVVVTGGPGTGKTAVALHRVAWLMFQHRRRFGSRGVLVVGPNRRFTDYIERVLPSLGEGGAALRSLGDVVNGAEATRHEDAARAKLKGSPRMVRILRKAANDAPWGAPKDVRLIYQGTFFTLDAPQLVALRERMLRGGNRRPNAVRADVIRALQDAAWNAYQNAKRAAGDASPYDEYPDLLEDDKRTFLSELRSERPFADFVSAWWPQRSPLEVLRSLGDPAYLADVSRGVLSAGDAALLAESWRTVGEAGAGLSYSDVALLDELDSLLGEGPRTARAAAAANPYVVDGVNLLTGEETDDGSDPESGGFRELSTFGDRAARRGGYVEEPDPEEFGHIVVDEAQDLSPMQWRMLARRGRHATWTVVADAAQSSWEDLDEARRSMDLALGTSRERRQFELTTNYRNPVEIADYAATLLRRFLPDAALPRAVRSTGRPPEFVVSDEADLASAAGAAARRLAGEVEGTVGVIVPMTRLGSFVVTDVPDRVQVLGSLESKGLEFDAVVLVDPDLIASESPMGPRTHYVTATRATQLLVTVSLQGGTAAGGSNVIEVGGNGD; translated from the coding sequence GTGTCACCTCAGCAGGACGGTTCGGCGCACGTGAAGGACCGCGAGATCGCGGTCGAGCAGGAGGCCGTGGACGCCGCGTACGCCCGGCTGGCCCGGATGCGCGAGCAGGCCGCGAACCGGGTGCGCGAGAGCTACAAGGTGGCGCAGGGCGGGACCTACTCGGCGCTGGTCGACCGGGACGTCCAGGTGATGGAGGCGGCCATCTGGGAGCGGTCCCTGGAGAACGCCTACAACGAACTGGTGTTCGGCCGCCTGGATCTCAAGCCCGAGGTCCCCGGCCAGGAGCTGGAGACCTACCGCATCGGCCGGCTCGGGGTGCGCACCGAGGAGCTGGAGCCGCTGGTCGTGGACTGGCGCGCGCCGGCCGCCGCCGCCTTCTACCAGGCCGCCCCGGAGGACCCGAGGGGCGTCGTGCGCCGCCGCGTGCTGCACTGCCGCGCCGACAAGGTCCTGGACATCGAGGACGACCTGCTCGACCCGGACGCCGCCCCGGAGGGCCTGCCGGTGGTCGGCGACGGCGCCTTCATCGCGGCGCTGGCCCGCACCCGCACCGGCCACATGCGCGACATCGTCGCGACCATCCAGCGCGAGCAGGACGTGGTGATCCGCTCGCCCGCCGACGTGAGCGTGGTGGTCACCGGCGGTCCGGGCACCGGCAAGACCGCGGTGGCGCTGCACCGGGTGGCGTGGCTGATGTTCCAGCACCGGCGCCGCTTCGGTTCGCGCGGGGTGCTGGTGGTCGGGCCGAACCGGCGCTTCACCGACTACATCGAGCGGGTGCTGCCCTCCCTCGGTGAAGGCGGCGCGGCGCTGCGCTCGCTGGGCGACGTGGTGAACGGCGCGGAGGCCACCCGCCACGAGGACGCGGCGCGGGCCAAGCTGAAGGGCTCGCCGCGTATGGTGCGGATCCTCCGCAAGGCGGCGAACGACGCGCCCTGGGGCGCCCCGAAGGACGTGCGCCTGATCTACCAGGGCACCTTCTTCACCCTGGACGCGCCGCAGCTGGTCGCGCTGCGCGAACGGATGCTGCGCGGCGGCAACCGGCGCCCGAACGCGGTGCGCGCCGACGTCATCCGGGCCCTGCAGGACGCGGCGTGGAACGCCTACCAGAACGCCAAGCGCGCCGCCGGCGACGCCTCGCCCTACGACGAGTACCCGGACCTGCTCGAGGACGACAAGCGCACCTTCCTGTCCGAGCTGCGCTCCGAGCGGCCGTTCGCGGACTTCGTGTCCGCCTGGTGGCCCCAGCGCAGCCCGCTGGAGGTCCTGCGCTCGCTCGGGGACCCGGCCTACCTGGCCGACGTCTCGCGCGGGGTGCTCAGCGCCGGCGACGCTGCCCTGTTGGCCGAATCGTGGCGGACGGTGGGAGAGGCCGGGGCCGGCCTGTCCTACTCCGACGTGGCCCTGCTGGACGAGCTGGACTCGCTGCTCGGCGAGGGCCCGCGCACGGCGCGCGCGGCCGCGGCGGCGAACCCCTACGTCGTGGACGGCGTGAACCTGCTGACCGGCGAGGAGACCGACGACGGCTCGGATCCGGAGTCCGGCGGTTTCCGCGAACTGTCCACGTTCGGCGACCGCGCGGCACGTCGCGGCGGCTATGTGGAAGAGCCGGACCCCGAGGAGTTCGGGCACATCGTCGTCGACGAGGCCCAGGACCTCTCGCCCATGCAGTGGCGGATGCTGGCCCGGCGCGGCCGGCACGCGACCTGGACCGTGGTGGCCGACGCCGCGCAGAGCTCGTGGGAGGACCTGGACGAGGCGCGGCGCTCGATGGACCTGGCGCTGGGCACCTCGCGCGAGCGCCGGCAGTTCGAACTGACCACGAACTACCGGAACCCGGTCGAGATCGCCGACTACGCCGCGACGCTGCTGCGCCGCTTCCTGCCGGACGCGGCGCTGCCCCGGGCCGTCCGTTCGACCGGACGGCCGCCGGAATTCGTGGTGAGCGACGAGGCCGACCTGGCCTCGGCCGCCGGGGCCGCCGCGCGCCGGTTGGCCGGCGAGGTGGAGGGCACAGTCGGAGTGATCGTTCCGATGACCAGGCTGGGGAGCTTCGTCGTGACCGATGTGCCGGACCGGGTGCAGGTCCTGGGCTCGCTGGAGTCCAAGGGCCTGGAGTTCGACGCCGTGGTGCTGGTCGACCCGGACCTGATCGCCTCGGAGTCCCCGATGGGCCCCCGCACCCACTACGTGACCGCTACTCGGGCCACTCAGCTCCTCGTCACGGTTTCCCTCCAAGGTGGAACCGCCGCCGGGGGGTCGAACGTCATCGAAGTGGGCGGGAACGGGGACTGA
- a CDS encoding undecaprenyl-diphosphate phosphatase, with amino-acid sequence MSGLTYIEACTIGLVQGVTELFPISSLGHSILLPAFIGGSWKADLDMTAKDSPYLAFLVLAHVATALALVAFFWRDWVRIIRSLFTSIRHRSVETPDERLAWLLVIGTIPVGLVGIVADKALRTHLGKPVPAAVFLLINGFVIFLADYMLKSSSKGRHADDGNAPPRGGEPPEIAADRRLARLGWKSAAGIGGAQAFALLPGISRSGITMVAGLARGLKTEDAARFAFLLATPVILAAGVYKAPELAKPANHSILGPAIAGSVLAGIAAYISVRFLTRYFENRDLKPFGVYCVIAGAVSLVWFSVHH; translated from the coding sequence TTGTCCGGCCTCACGTATATCGAAGCCTGCACCATCGGGCTGGTCCAAGGCGTCACCGAGCTGTTCCCCATATCCAGCCTCGGCCACTCGATACTCCTGCCCGCCTTCATCGGCGGGAGCTGGAAGGCCGACCTGGACATGACCGCCAAGGACTCGCCGTACCTGGCGTTCCTGGTGCTGGCGCACGTCGCGACCGCCTTGGCGCTGGTGGCCTTCTTCTGGCGGGACTGGGTGCGCATCATCAGGTCCCTGTTCACCTCGATCCGGCACCGCAGCGTGGAGACCCCGGACGAACGGCTGGCCTGGCTGCTGGTGATCGGTACGATCCCGGTCGGCCTGGTCGGCATCGTGGCGGACAAGGCGCTGCGCACGCACCTGGGCAAGCCGGTGCCCGCGGCCGTGTTCCTGCTCATCAACGGCTTTGTGATCTTCCTCGCGGACTACATGCTCAAGAGCTCCTCCAAGGGCCGGCACGCCGACGACGGCAACGCCCCGCCGCGCGGTGGCGAGCCCCCGGAGATCGCCGCCGACCGCCGGCTGGCCCGGCTCGGCTGGAAGTCCGCCGCCGGCATAGGCGGCGCGCAGGCCTTCGCCCTGCTGCCGGGCATCAGCCGCTCCGGTATCACCATGGTCGCCGGCCTCGCGCGCGGGTTGAAGACCGAGGACGCCGCCCGCTTCGCGTTCCTGCTGGCCACCCCGGTGATCCTGGCCGCCGGCGTGTACAAGGCCCCTGAGCTGGCCAAGCCCGCCAACCACAGCATCCTGGGCCCGGCGATCGCCGGCTCGGTGCTGGCCGGGATCGCCGCCTACATCTCGGTGCGCTTCCTGACCAGGTACTTCGAGAACCGCGACCTGAAGCCGTTCGGCGTCTACTGCGTGATCGCCGGTGCCGTGTCGCTGGTCTGGTTCTCGGTGCACCACTGA